The Pleuronectes platessa chromosome 11, fPlePla1.1, whole genome shotgun sequence genome includes a window with the following:
- the rsrp1 gene encoding arginine/serine-rich protein 1 isoform X5 — translation MAKGEGSHSEMATARQSDGISVIFDHKSPASSRSRSRSSGDSTGRHRVRSSHKTRQRSSSSSSVSSSSSCKLSSRPRSRSHPRCHRCSSRCRCDSHRRNGRHRGSPPRHIRADSKSYKQSSSQDRYSSRSNHRSHSRSTSHRHRNRKTEGQVRNKISRSPGRSHRSQSRTSRHSVSQTMDDKRELSTEKTNTMQILGVEKADLPESVKPDLSEQLVESEESSSESETWTPPLTDGAQARGLRYSDYSCQES, via the exons ATGGCCAAGGGAGAAGGCTCACACTCAGAAATGGCCACCGCTCGTCAGAGTGACGGCATCAGTGTCATCTTCGACCACAAAAGCCCTGCTTCGTCTCGTTCACGCTCCCGAAGCAGCGGTGACTCTACTGGCCGCCACAGGGTGCGCAGCAGCCACAAGACGCGTCAAAggtcttcatcatcttcttcagtGTCATCCTCATCCAGCTGCAAGTTGTCATCCCGCCCCAGGTCCCGCTCTCATCCTCGCTGCCACAGATGTTCCTCCCGCTGTCGCTGCGACAGCCACCGCAGAAATGGCCGTCATAGAGGCTCCCCGCCACGCCACATCAGAGCCGACTCTAAATCTTACAAGCAGTCATCCTCACAGGACAGGTACTCTAGTAGAAGTAATCACAGGTCACATTCCAGGTCTACTAGCCACAGGCATAGAAACAGGAAAACTGAGGGCCAGGTTCGAAATAAAATTTCCAGATCCCCGGGCAGAAGCCACAGGAGCCAATCCAGAACTTCAAGACACTCTGTCAGTCAGACTATGGATG ATAAGAGAGAACTCAGCACTGAAAAGACCAACACAATGCAGATCCTCGGAGTGGAGAAGGCAGATCTTCCAGAGAGTGTGAAACCAGACCTGTCAGAGCAGTTGGTGGAGTCCGAGGAATCATCATCAGAATCAGAGACTTGG ACTCCTCCTCTCACTGATGGAGCGCAGGCGCGTGGACTGCGTTATAGTGACTATTCCTGTCAAGAGAgctaa
- the rhd gene encoding rh blood group, D antigen isoform X2, with the protein MAPRYAPSLRSRLAPVLLLLQLSFIVIYAFYTEIQYHGKPHGDTFSNIYPEFQDVNVMAILGFGFLGTFLVRYGFSASAFNLLVAVMATQWALILNGIEAYSGKIRLDMRSLVEAEMCTASVLISIGAVLGKTNPVQLIVISLLEVSGFILNKWVLQNLLKVRLVDSIMMLHIFGAFFGLMLTWILYRKGSDEQFEKETFHHRSGLFSMLGTVFLWMFWPSFNSVLVDDRSPGRKLEAVCSTYLALAVSSVTAAAVSVLSSPKGKLNLIHMQRCTLAGGVAVGVAMSVVHQPWEAMMIGFTAAVVSTIGHRYLKTQMLLAFQCHDTCAVLSTHGLPGLLGWTAHLLLQIKDCENHTTAIRFAVFHICTLLLTVTISLSMGIITGLILKWDFWRPPQDKKCFDDQAFWEFSNLAVKK; encoded by the exons ATGGGGACACCTTCAGTAACATCTACCCAG AGTTCCAGGATGTGAATGTGATGGCGATTTTAGGCTTTGGCTTCTTGGGCACTTTCCTTGTGCGATATGGTTTCAGTGCCTCGGCCTTCAACCTCCTTGTTGCCGTCATGGCCACACAGTGGGCACTCATACTCAACGGTATTGAAGCTTACAGTGGAAAGATACGGCTGGATATGAGGAG CTTGGTAGAAGCAGAAATGTGCACAGCATCCGTCCTCATTTCGATTGGAGCTGTACTGGGGAAGACCAACCCTGTTCAGCTCATCGTCATCTCCCTGCTGGAGGTGTCAGGGTTCATTTTGAATAAATGGGTCCTGCAGAATCTGCTCAAG GTGCGGCTGGTGGACAGCATCATGATGCTACACATCTTTGGGGCTTTCTTTGGGCTCATGCTGACTTGGATCCTGTATCGGAAAGGATCAGACGAGCAATTTGAAAAAGAGACATTCCACCACAGATCTGGATTATTCTCCATGTTGG GGACTGTGTTCCTCTGGATGTTTTGGCCCAGTTTTAACTCGGTGCTTGTGGATGATCGTAGTCCCGGGAGGAAGCTCGAAGCCGTGTGCAGCACCTACCTGGCCCTGGCTGTCAGTTCTGTAACGGCAGCTGCCGTGTCTGTGCTCTCCAGTCCCAAGGGAAAACTCAACCTG ATCCATATGCAGCGGTGCACTCTTGCTGGTGGTGTTGCTGTTGGTGTCGCCATGTCTGTGGTTCATCAGCCATGGGAGGCCATGATGATTGGattcactgctgctgttgtatCAACCATTGGACACAGATACCTCAAG ACTCAGATGCTACTTGCATTTCAATGCCACGACACCTGTGCTGTTCTCAGTACACACGGACTCCCTGGTCTACTGGGATGGACAGCACATCTTCTCCTGCAGATTAAAGACTGTGAAAACCACACAAC AGCAATCCGGTTTGCTGTGTTTCACATTTGTACTCTCCTCCTCACCGTCACTATAAGTCTTTCCATGGGAATCATCACAG GACTTATACTCAAGTGGGACTTCTGGAGACCACCCCAGGACAAGAAATGTTTCGATGACCAGGCTTTCTGGGAG TTTTCTAATCTAGCAGTAAAAAagtga
- the syf2 gene encoding pre-mRNA-splicing factor syf2: MASCSGETATATQEEQTDTPATQKREDRLRKFRELHFKRNEARKLNHQEVVEEDKRQKLPSNWEAKKARHEWELAVDLKKKECAENGEDYHRVKLLEITADDAERWERKKKKKNPDTGFAGYAEAQFRQYQRLTKQIKPDMKSYEKQRVESGADFYPTSNTLIHGTHVPSKDGIERMVEDVEKQIEKRAKYSRRRAYNDDADIDYINERNAKFNKKAERFYGKYTAEIKQNLERGTAV, from the exons ATGGCGTCCTGCAGTGGG GAAACCGCCACAGCTACTCAAGAGGAACAGACCGATACTCCTGCGACTCAGAAGAGGGAAGACAGGCTGCGGAAATTTCGGGAGTTGCATTTCAAACGG AACGAAGCACGGAAACTGAACCATCAGGAGGTGGTGGAAGAGGACAAGAGACAGAAGCTCCCTTCCAACTGGGAAGCTAAGAAAGCTCGACACGAGTGGGAGCTCGCTGTAGATCTAAAGAAAAAG GAATGTGCTGAGAATGGGGAGGACTATCACCGAGTGAAACTGCTGGAGATCACTGCTGATGATGCAGAGCGCTGGGagcggaagaagaagaagaagaacccaGACACAGGATTTGCAG GTTATGCTGAGGCCCAGTTCCGCCAGTACCAGAGGCTCACCAAGCAGATCAAACCAGACATGAAAAGCTACGAGAAACAGCGAGTTGAGAG TGGTGCGGACTTTTACCCAACGTCCAACACCCTGATCCACGGCACACACGTCCCCTCAAAGGACGGAATTGAGCGGATGGTGGAAGATGTCGAAAAACA AATCGAGAAGCGGGCCAAGTACAGCCGGCGCAGGGCGTACAACGACGACGCAGACATCGACTACATCAACGAGAGGAACGCCAAGTTCAACAAGAAGGCGGAGCGTTTCTACGGCAAATACACAGCGGAGATCAAACAAAACTTGGAGAGAGGCACGGCTGTCTAG
- the tmem50a gene encoding transmembrane protein 50A has product MSGFLDGIRCGDCECNVDWGERRNTIASVAAGVLFFTGWWIIIDAAVKYPDQGEFHHAYHTCGVIATVAFLMINAVSNGQVRGDSYSEGCIGQTGARVWLFIGFMLAFGSLIASMWILFGGFVVPQKPVVYPGIAVFFQNAFIFFGGLVFKFGRTEDLWQ; this is encoded by the exons ATGTCAGGTTTTCTGGACGGAATCCGGTGCGGAGACTGCGAGTGTAATGTGGACTGGGGCGAGAGGAGGAACACCATCGCATCTGTAGCAGCTGGAGTGCTG TTCTTCACTGGTTGGTGGATCATCATCGACGCGGCAGTGAAATATCCTGATCAGGGAGAGTTTCATCACGCCTACCACACTTGTGGAGTCATTGCTACAGTGGCTTTTCTCAT GATAAATGCCGTTTCAAATGGACAAGTGAGAGGAGACAGCTACAGTGAAGGCTGCATTGGACAGACGG GTGCACGAGTGTGGCTCTTCATTGGCTTCATGCTGGCTTTTGGTTCTCTCATCGCCTCCATGTGGATTCTGTTTGGAGGATTTGTGGTGCCTC AGAAGCCTGTCGTGTACCCGGGTATTGCCGTCTTCTTCCAGAATGCATTCATTTTCTTTGG GGGTTTGGTCTTCAAGTTTGGACGCACAGAGGATCTGTGGCAGTAA
- the mgst3b gene encoding microsomal glutathione S-transferase 3b → MDVLTVLPSNFGYAIFTYLYSWVMLGYLAIKVGAGRKKYGVKYPTMYSDKEPVFNCIQRAHQNTLEVYPQWLVFQTLAALVYPLSASVLGAIWVTSRLSYAWGYYTGDPSKRMNGAYGYIGYFGVIFLSISVALQLLGLF, encoded by the exons ATGGACGTCCTCACCGTGTTACCCTCCAACTTTGGTTACGCTATATTTACTTACCTGTACAGCTGGGTGATGCTGGGGTATTTAGCAATCAAGGTTGGGGCTGGCAGGAAGAAGTACGGTGTCAAG TATCCCACCATGTACAGTGACAAGGAGCCAGTTTTCAACTGTATCCAGAGAGCACACCAGAACACCCTGGAGGTTTACCCCCAGTGGCTGGTGTTCCAGACCCTCGCGGCTCTTGTCTATCCG TTGTCAGCATCTGTGCTGGGGGCTATTTGGGTGACCAGCAGGTTGTCCTATGCCTGGGGTTACTACACAGGAG ATCCATCCAAGAGGATGAATGGTGCTTATGGTTACATTGGATACTTTGGAGTTATCTTTCTGTCCATATCTGTCGCCTTGCAATTGCTTGGTCTCTTTTAA
- the rsrp1 gene encoding arginine/serine-rich protein 1 isoform X2, giving the protein MAKGEGSHSEMATARQSDGISVIFDHKSPASSRSRSRSSGDSTGRHRVRSSHKTRQRSSSSSSVSSSSSCKLSSRPRSRSHPRCHRCSSRCRCDSHRRNGRHRGSPPRHIRADSKSYKQSSSQDRYSSRSNHRSHSRSTSHRHRNRKTEGQVRNKISRSPGRSHRSQSRTSRHSVSQTMDDKRELSTEKTNTMQILGVEKADLPESVKPDLSEQLVESEESSSESETWSSDEEPDDISNPKMSPLRKSISFSINNSVAKPTAAALSCAKVTPRVDSYESRKPYGHWIPVRAGKFTKASKHKLTKSH; this is encoded by the exons ATGGCCAAGGGAGAAGGCTCACACTCAGAAATGGCCACCGCTCGTCAGAGTGACGGCATCAGTGTCATCTTCGACCACAAAAGCCCTGCTTCGTCTCGTTCACGCTCCCGAAGCAGCGGTGACTCTACTGGCCGCCACAGGGTGCGCAGCAGCCACAAGACGCGTCAAAggtcttcatcatcttcttcagtGTCATCCTCATCCAGCTGCAAGTTGTCATCCCGCCCCAGGTCCCGCTCTCATCCTCGCTGCCACAGATGTTCCTCCCGCTGTCGCTGCGACAGCCACCGCAGAAATGGCCGTCATAGAGGCTCCCCGCCACGCCACATCAGAGCCGACTCTAAATCTTACAAGCAGTCATCCTCACAGGACAGGTACTCTAGTAGAAGTAATCACAGGTCACATTCCAGGTCTACTAGCCACAGGCATAGAAACAGGAAAACTGAGGGCCAGGTTCGAAATAAAATTTCCAGATCCCCGGGCAGAAGCCACAGGAGCCAATCCAGAACTTCAAGACACTCTGTCAGTCAGACTATGGATG ATAAGAGAGAACTCAGCACTGAAAAGACCAACACAATGCAGATCCTCGGAGTGGAGAAGGCAGATCTTCCAGAGAGTGTGAAACCAGACCTGTCAGAGCAGTTGGTGGAGTCCGAGGAATCATCATCAGAATCAGAGACTTGG agcagtgatgaagagccTGATGACATTTCCAACCCAAAgatgtcccctttaagaaaaAGCATCTCTTTCAGCATTAAT AATTCTGTGGCCaaaccaacagcagcagctctatcCTGTGCTAAGGTGACTCCCAGAGTCGACAGCTATGAAAGCAGGAAGCCCTACGGCCACTGGATTCCAGTCAGAGCGGGCAAATTCACCAAAGCaagcaaacacaaactcacTAAGTCGCACTAG
- the rsrp1 gene encoding arginine/serine-rich protein 1 isoform X4 translates to MAKGEGSHSEMATARQSDGISVIFDHKSPASSRSRSRSSGDSTGRHRVRSSHKTRQRSSSSSSVSSSSSCKLSSRPRSRSHPRCHRCSSRCRCDSHRRNGRHRGSPPRHIRADSKSYKQSSSQDRYSSRSNHRSHSRSTSHRHRNRKTEGQVRNKISRSPGRSHRSQSRTSRHSVSQTMDDKRELSTEKTNTMQILGVEKADLPESVKPDLSEQLVESEESSSESETWQTPPLTDGAQARGLRYSDYSCQES, encoded by the exons ATGGCCAAGGGAGAAGGCTCACACTCAGAAATGGCCACCGCTCGTCAGAGTGACGGCATCAGTGTCATCTTCGACCACAAAAGCCCTGCTTCGTCTCGTTCACGCTCCCGAAGCAGCGGTGACTCTACTGGCCGCCACAGGGTGCGCAGCAGCCACAAGACGCGTCAAAggtcttcatcatcttcttcagtGTCATCCTCATCCAGCTGCAAGTTGTCATCCCGCCCCAGGTCCCGCTCTCATCCTCGCTGCCACAGATGTTCCTCCCGCTGTCGCTGCGACAGCCACCGCAGAAATGGCCGTCATAGAGGCTCCCCGCCACGCCACATCAGAGCCGACTCTAAATCTTACAAGCAGTCATCCTCACAGGACAGGTACTCTAGTAGAAGTAATCACAGGTCACATTCCAGGTCTACTAGCCACAGGCATAGAAACAGGAAAACTGAGGGCCAGGTTCGAAATAAAATTTCCAGATCCCCGGGCAGAAGCCACAGGAGCCAATCCAGAACTTCAAGACACTCTGTCAGTCAGACTATGGATG ATAAGAGAGAACTCAGCACTGAAAAGACCAACACAATGCAGATCCTCGGAGTGGAGAAGGCAGATCTTCCAGAGAGTGTGAAACCAGACCTGTCAGAGCAGTTGGTGGAGTCCGAGGAATCATCATCAGAATCAGAGACTTGG CAGACTCCTCCTCTCACTGATGGAGCGCAGGCGCGTGGACTGCGTTATAGTGACTATTCCTGTCAAGAGAgctaa
- the rhd gene encoding rh blood group, D antigen isoform X1: MAPRYAPSLRSRLAPVLLLLQLSFIVIYAFYTEIQYHGKPHGDTFSNIYPEFQDVNVMAILGFGFLGTFLVRYGFSASAFNLLVAVMATQWALILNGIEAYSGKIRLDMRSLVEAEMCTASVLISIGAVLGKTNPVQLIVISLLEVSGFILNKWVLQNLLKVRLVDSIMMLHIFGAFFGLMLTWILYRKGSDEQFEKETFHHRSGLFSMLGTVFLWMFWPSFNSVLVDDRSPGRKLEAVCSTYLALAVSSVTAAAVSVLSSPKGKLNLIHMQRCTLAGGVAVGVAMSVVHQPWEAMMIGFTAAVVSTIGHRYLKTQMLLAFQCHDTCAVLSTHGLPGLLGWTAHLLLQIKDCENHTTAIRFAVFHICTLLLTVTISLSMGIITGLILKWDFWRPPQDKKCFDDQAFWEVCSQHYIPLSTMKITFSSETQRIIISIFCSFLI, translated from the exons ATGGGGACACCTTCAGTAACATCTACCCAG AGTTCCAGGATGTGAATGTGATGGCGATTTTAGGCTTTGGCTTCTTGGGCACTTTCCTTGTGCGATATGGTTTCAGTGCCTCGGCCTTCAACCTCCTTGTTGCCGTCATGGCCACACAGTGGGCACTCATACTCAACGGTATTGAAGCTTACAGTGGAAAGATACGGCTGGATATGAGGAG CTTGGTAGAAGCAGAAATGTGCACAGCATCCGTCCTCATTTCGATTGGAGCTGTACTGGGGAAGACCAACCCTGTTCAGCTCATCGTCATCTCCCTGCTGGAGGTGTCAGGGTTCATTTTGAATAAATGGGTCCTGCAGAATCTGCTCAAG GTGCGGCTGGTGGACAGCATCATGATGCTACACATCTTTGGGGCTTTCTTTGGGCTCATGCTGACTTGGATCCTGTATCGGAAAGGATCAGACGAGCAATTTGAAAAAGAGACATTCCACCACAGATCTGGATTATTCTCCATGTTGG GGACTGTGTTCCTCTGGATGTTTTGGCCCAGTTTTAACTCGGTGCTTGTGGATGATCGTAGTCCCGGGAGGAAGCTCGAAGCCGTGTGCAGCACCTACCTGGCCCTGGCTGTCAGTTCTGTAACGGCAGCTGCCGTGTCTGTGCTCTCCAGTCCCAAGGGAAAACTCAACCTG ATCCATATGCAGCGGTGCACTCTTGCTGGTGGTGTTGCTGTTGGTGTCGCCATGTCTGTGGTTCATCAGCCATGGGAGGCCATGATGATTGGattcactgctgctgttgtatCAACCATTGGACACAGATACCTCAAG ACTCAGATGCTACTTGCATTTCAATGCCACGACACCTGTGCTGTTCTCAGTACACACGGACTCCCTGGTCTACTGGGATGGACAGCACATCTTCTCCTGCAGATTAAAGACTGTGAAAACCACACAAC AGCAATCCGGTTTGCTGTGTTTCACATTTGTACTCTCCTCCTCACCGTCACTATAAGTCTTTCCATGGGAATCATCACAG GACTTATACTCAAGTGGGACTTCTGGAGACCACCCCAGGACAAGAAATGTTTCGATGACCAGGCTTTCTGGGAGGTATGTAGTCAACATTATATTCCCCTTTCTACAATGAAAATAACGTTTTCCAGTGAGACTCAAAGAAtaattatttctatattttgcAGTTTTCTAATCTAG
- the rsrp1 gene encoding arginine/serine-rich protein 1 isoform X3, which produces MAKGEGSHSEMATARQSDGISVIFDHKSPASSRSRSRSSGDSTGRHRVRSSHKTRQRSSSSSSVSSSSSCKLSSRPRSRSHPRCHRCSSRCRCDSHRRNGRHRGSPPRHIRADSKSYKQSSSQDRSPGRSHRSQSRTSRHSVSQTMDDKRELSTEKTNTMQILGVEKADLPESVKPDLSEQLVESEESSSESETWVRQHPEKIVSQSSDEEPDDISNPKMSPLRKSISFSINNSVAKPTAAALSCAKVTPRVDSYESRKPYGHWIPVRAGKFTKASKHKLTKSH; this is translated from the exons ATGGCCAAGGGAGAAGGCTCACACTCAGAAATGGCCACCGCTCGTCAGAGTGACGGCATCAGTGTCATCTTCGACCACAAAAGCCCTGCTTCGTCTCGTTCACGCTCCCGAAGCAGCGGTGACTCTACTGGCCGCCACAGGGTGCGCAGCAGCCACAAGACGCGTCAAAggtcttcatcatcttcttcagtGTCATCCTCATCCAGCTGCAAGTTGTCATCCCGCCCCAGGTCCCGCTCTCATCCTCGCTGCCACAGATGTTCCTCCCGCTGTCGCTGCGACAGCCACCGCAGAAATGGCCGTCATAGAGGCTCCCCGCCACGCCACATCAGAGCCGACTCTAAATCTTACAAGCAGTCATCCTCACAGGACAG ATCCCCGGGCAGAAGCCACAGGAGCCAATCCAGAACTTCAAGACACTCTGTCAGTCAGACTATGGATG ATAAGAGAGAACTCAGCACTGAAAAGACCAACACAATGCAGATCCTCGGAGTGGAGAAGGCAGATCTTCCAGAGAGTGTGAAACCAGACCTGTCAGAGCAGTTGGTGGAGTCCGAGGAATCATCATCAGAATCAGAGACTTGGGTGAGACAACACCCCGAAAAGATTGTGTCCCAG agcagtgatgaagagccTGATGACATTTCCAACCCAAAgatgtcccctttaagaaaaAGCATCTCTTTCAGCATTAAT AATTCTGTGGCCaaaccaacagcagcagctctatcCTGTGCTAAGGTGACTCCCAGAGTCGACAGCTATGAAAGCAGGAAGCCCTACGGCCACTGGATTCCAGTCAGAGCGGGCAAATTCACCAAAGCaagcaaacacaaactcacTAAGTCGCACTAG
- the rsrp1 gene encoding arginine/serine-rich protein 1 isoform X1: MAKGEGSHSEMATARQSDGISVIFDHKSPASSRSRSRSSGDSTGRHRVRSSHKTRQRSSSSSSVSSSSSCKLSSRPRSRSHPRCHRCSSRCRCDSHRRNGRHRGSPPRHIRADSKSYKQSSSQDRYSSRSNHRSHSRSTSHRHRNRKTEGQVRNKISRSPGRSHRSQSRTSRHSVSQTMDDKRELSTEKTNTMQILGVEKADLPESVKPDLSEQLVESEESSSESETWVRQHPEKIVSQSSDEEPDDISNPKMSPLRKSISFSINNSVAKPTAAALSCAKVTPRVDSYESRKPYGHWIPVRAGKFTKASKHKLTKSH, from the exons ATGGCCAAGGGAGAAGGCTCACACTCAGAAATGGCCACCGCTCGTCAGAGTGACGGCATCAGTGTCATCTTCGACCACAAAAGCCCTGCTTCGTCTCGTTCACGCTCCCGAAGCAGCGGTGACTCTACTGGCCGCCACAGGGTGCGCAGCAGCCACAAGACGCGTCAAAggtcttcatcatcttcttcagtGTCATCCTCATCCAGCTGCAAGTTGTCATCCCGCCCCAGGTCCCGCTCTCATCCTCGCTGCCACAGATGTTCCTCCCGCTGTCGCTGCGACAGCCACCGCAGAAATGGCCGTCATAGAGGCTCCCCGCCACGCCACATCAGAGCCGACTCTAAATCTTACAAGCAGTCATCCTCACAGGACAGGTACTCTAGTAGAAGTAATCACAGGTCACATTCCAGGTCTACTAGCCACAGGCATAGAAACAGGAAAACTGAGGGCCAGGTTCGAAATAAAATTTCCAGATCCCCGGGCAGAAGCCACAGGAGCCAATCCAGAACTTCAAGACACTCTGTCAGTCAGACTATGGATG ATAAGAGAGAACTCAGCACTGAAAAGACCAACACAATGCAGATCCTCGGAGTGGAGAAGGCAGATCTTCCAGAGAGTGTGAAACCAGACCTGTCAGAGCAGTTGGTGGAGTCCGAGGAATCATCATCAGAATCAGAGACTTGGGTGAGACAACACCCCGAAAAGATTGTGTCCCAG agcagtgatgaagagccTGATGACATTTCCAACCCAAAgatgtcccctttaagaaaaAGCATCTCTTTCAGCATTAAT AATTCTGTGGCCaaaccaacagcagcagctctatcCTGTGCTAAGGTGACTCCCAGAGTCGACAGCTATGAAAGCAGGAAGCCCTACGGCCACTGGATTCCAGTCAGAGCGGGCAAATTCACCAAAGCaagcaaacacaaactcacTAAGTCGCACTAG